The Dokdonia donghaensis DSW-1 DNA window AACTTGCGTGACCTGAGTTTTGTAGCAAAAAACTAGTAAAATTTGCAATATTATCTTCTCGATAAACTTGAGTATTAATCTTAGGGTGATTGTCTGGCCAGTCTGAAGATAATAAAACAAATGGCTGCCTTAGAGTATCATTTATTACAGTACCCCATTGTACTCCATCTATATTAAACCCTGCTTTAATTTTAATACTATTTACCATTGCTTGCCCTATAGCTGCACCTCCTTGTGAATGACCGAAAACTCCAATATTGTTAAGATCAATATGATTAGATAAAAATGATTTTGCATTCCATACTTCAAGCTCATTAACAACTACCTTTACATCTATAGCCCATCGTTGAGTGATTTCTGAAGCATAATAGTTTAACACCAATCTTTCTGCTACGGCACGTTTTTCTACTTTTGTGGTTGCTTTGAGAAAATCTTGAGAGCTAGTCCAGGCGAGATCTGTCATTTCTTGATTAAGTTTTTGACTATCATATTCGGCATTAAAATATGCTATACGTCCATCCGGAAATAATGAACCCATACTCTCATAGGTGTGATTGATTACTAAAACAATATATCCGTGACTTACGATATCTTCAATAATAGCAGAATATCCCGTTGCATTAGAATACTGACCGTGTGAAAATATTAATACAGGAAACTCACCTGGTGCAACTTGTGCATCTTTAAACGTATGTGTTTCAATTAAGTCTAAATAATTAAAAGACGTTATGGGTAAGCCATATTTTAATGCAAACCCCTGTCTATCTGCCTGATTTAAATAAGGCTCTCTACTTTCCTCTTCTGGCGCTGCAGGAAACCAAGCTTTTATCATTAATTCTCTTGTATCATTAGGGTCTTCGGTAATGATTTCATCAAGATCAGTCTTGAAATAAATATCTTGAGCTCCCACTTCATACACCCCGGTAGGCTCCGGCAATGTAAAGACTGGGAAGATATATGGTAAAACCCAGGCAAGGCTCAAGGATAAAAACAAAAAAAGTCCCACCACTATTTTCTTAAATAAACTGCCCCTAAAAAAGACTTTTCCAAAACATAGTAATAGCATACTAATAAGGAGTATAAAATATGCCGGAATCATTTGCCAGCGATAGCCTTCTAAAATAATTTGCAACAAAGTCACTACTAGAATTGAAATTATTAAGATTTTCTTATTCAAACCTCTCACACGTGTTATCACAAGCGGTAGCACTGTTATCATTACTAGTATTAAAATTTCTAAAATTCTCATAGTTATTTAAATTAATCTATTTCAAAAGCTCAGCGTAAATGTAAAATCTTTAATGTCGCGTGATAATTTAAATCGACAAGCAACTATATTTAAAGGTGTTTCCACCGGACTATCTGTATAAAATGCAAAAACACAACACAATCTGTCATATATATTTATAAAAGCGTTATTCATCTCAAAATAAATAAGGGCTACCATTTTTTTGTCATCTTTGTGAGATGCTTGCATCATTGCTTAAAAAAACCATTTACTTACCTATACATATTATACTATGGGTATTAGTATGGTTATTTTACATTTATTTCTTTAGCTATGCGGCAGATAATGATCAGTTTGTCATACACTTTGCAACTAGTCTCTTACCTATTACTATCGTAGCGACCTACATTATTGCTTATTACCTGATACCGCATTTTCTTCTCAAAAAGAGATATATTGTTTTTACTACATACCTATTATATACTGTAGTAGGCTCACTGTTTTTAATAATTATCATCACCTTCATAAACTTTATCTTCTTGTCTAATTATGATATGAAGCAAATGCCCTTGCTCACACGCAACTTTGTTTTTGTTTTTATACTCGTGTACCTCGTGGCTGGATTAGTCTCACTGGCACAGCTACTCAAATACAACTACAAGGCATTACATCGCAATAGTGTATTAGAAAATAAAATACTAGAAGGGCAATTACTACTTAAAGAAAAGGAACTCCATTACCTTAAAGAGCAAATACACCCACACTTTTTATTTAACACACTTAATACGATTTATGGAGCGGCCCTAAAAGAATCTAAGCACACTCCTGACCTGATTCTTAAATTATCTAATTTACTAGACTACTCGCTTAATCAAATAAAGAAAAAGACCGTTGCCATATCTGAAGAGACTGGATATATAGACTCCTATATAGGTCTAGAGCAAGTGCGCTTTAGAGACTCTCTAAGTGTCACCTTTACAAAAAACATACAGCGAGATATTCAAGTCCCACCTATGTTATTTATCGCGTTTGTAGA harbors:
- a CDS encoding alpha/beta hydrolase family protein, producing MRILEILILVMITVLPLVITRVRGLNKKILIISILVVTLLQIILEGYRWQMIPAYFILLISMLLLCFGKVFFRGSLFKKIVVGLFLFLSLSLAWVLPYIFPVFTLPEPTGVYEVGAQDIYFKTDLDEIITEDPNDTRELMIKAWFPAAPEEESREPYLNQADRQGFALKYGLPITSFNYLDLIETHTFKDAQVAPGEFPVLIFSHGQYSNATGYSAIIEDIVSHGYIVLVINHTYESMGSLFPDGRIAYFNAEYDSQKLNQEMTDLAWTSSQDFLKATTKVEKRAVAERLVLNYYASEITQRWAIDVKVVVNELEVWNAKSFLSNHIDLNNIGVFGHSQGGAAIGQAMVNSIKIKAGFNIDGVQWGTVINDTLRQPFVLLSSDWPDNHPKINTQVYREDNIANFTSFLLQNSGHASFMDIPYIINISKLSESGSIDKSLASRITSETVVRFFNEHLKDQGTFDVDKLTAKYSELVVED
- a CDS encoding sensor histidine kinase; this encodes MLASLLKKTIYLPIHIILWVLVWLFYIYFFSYAADNDQFVIHFATSLLPITIVATYIIAYYLIPHFLLKKRYIVFTTYLLYTVVGSLFLIIIITFINFIFLSNYDMKQMPLLTRNFVFVFILVYLVAGLVSLAQLLKYNYKALHRNSVLENKILEGQLLLKEKELHYLKEQIHPHFLFNTLNTIYGAALKESKHTPDLILKLSNLLDYSLNQIKKKTVAISEETGYIDSYIGLEQVRFRDSLSVTFTKNIQRDIQVPPMLFIAFVENAFKHGGPIDEFLIINIHLEVVDKRLHFTIKNTVKATQNNTLNHGLGLKNSKKRLDVLYPQKYTLTSELKDNWFYLNVNIRLDQ